The nucleotide sequence CCGGGGCGCGGTCGCCCAGGTGGGCCGGGCGGACGGCGGCCAGGGCCTCCAGGTCACCGGCGGCGGCGAAGGCGTCGGTCGCCGCCTGCACCGCCGCGTCGAGGGCCTCCGCGGACAGCGCGGCGACCTGCTTGGGGTCATAGGGGTCGTTGGCGCCAGACACGGGAGGCCATTCTGCCCGGCGGCACCCGGTGCGCGCGCCCGGGTGGGCCGCCACGAGCACGACGTCGGCCCGCTCACCCGCACGGGTGGCCCGGGCCGCGGAACGCGCGAGTGCGGCCGGGTCGCTGCCGATCGTCCGGGCGTGACCGCAACCGCAGCTCCCGTCTCCACGATCGACGACGTGCTCGCCTCCGGCAGTGTGCACAGCCTGTACCAGCCCATCGTGGAGCTGGATTCCGGCCGCGTCGTCGCCTACGAGGCCCTCGCCCGGGGCCCCCAGGGGCCCCTGCACACCCCCGACGCCCTCTTCGCCGCCGCCCGCGCGGCCGGCCGGCTCGCCGAACTGGACGCGCTGTGCCGGTCCGCCGCGCTGCGCGGGGCGGTCGCCGCCGAGCTGGGCCCGCCGCTGACGGTGTTCGTCAACGTCGAGCCGCAGGTGCTGGAGTCGGCGCCGCTGGAGGAGCTCCTCGCGATCGCCACCACGGCCCCGGCCGGGCTGCGGGTGGTCGTGGAGATCACCGAGCGGGCGCTGGCCACCCGGCCGGCGGACCTGCTGCGGGCCGTGGAGCGGGTCCGGGAGGTGGGCTGGGGCATCGCCCTGGACGACGTCGGGGCGGAGTCGATGTCGCTGGCCTTCATGCCGCTGCTGCGACCCGACGTGGTGAAGCTGGACCTGCGCCTGGTGCAGCAGCGCCCCGGCCCGGCGGTCGCCGAGATCATGAACGCGGTCAACGGCTACGCCGAGCGCACCGGTGCGCTCATCCTCGCCGAGGGGATCGAGGACGAGGACCACCTGGCCATGGCGTGCGCCCTCGGGGCGAGCCTCGGCCAGGGCTGGCACTTCGGCCGGCCGGCGGCGACGGCGAGCCCGGGCCGGACCGTCGGACGGCTGGACCTGCCGTCGGCGGACACCGCCGTCGTCGACACCGAGGACTCCCCGTTCAGCTGCCTGCCCGAGGGCACCCAGCTGCGGACGGCGCCCAAGGCCCTGCTCATCGAGCTCAGCAAGCACCTGGAGCGCCAGGCGATGCGGCTCGGCGAGACCTGCGTGGTCGCCGCCACCTTCCAGGAGGCGCGGCACTTCACCCCGGCCACGTCGCTGCGCTACCGGGACCTGGTCGCCCGCACCGGCTTCGTCGCCGCGCTGGGCGAGGACCTCCCCATCGAGCCGGTGCCCGGCGTGCGCGGCGCGCACCTGGCGGCCGACGACCCGGTGCGCGGCGAGTGGGACGTCGTCGTGCTCAGCCCGCACTTCAGCGCGGCACTGCTCGCCCGGGACCTGGGCGACGGTGGTCCGGACCAGCAGCGGCGCTACGAGTACGCGCTGACCTACGACCGGCGCACGGTCGAGCGGGCCGGGGTGGCCCTGGTCGCCCGGGTGGCCGCCCAGCCGGCCCCGGAGCTGCCCGACGCCGACGGGACCGGGGCCCAGGCCCAGCCCGGCACCGTGGCGGTGCGGGACGGCGGCACCGTGGAGGAGGTGCTGCTGCACCGTGCCCTGGCCGCGACGACCAGCGGGGTGGCGATCGCCGACATGACGGCGCCGGACCAGCCGCTGGTCTACGTCAACGCCGCCTTCGAGCAGCTCGCCGGCCTCTCCGCCGCGCAGGTGCTCGGCCGCAACTGCCGCTTCCTGCAGGGGGCGGACACCGACCCGGGCACGGTGGACCGGATGCGCCTGGCGATCCGGGAGGGCGCGGAGTTCCGGGCCACCCTGCTCAACCACCGCGGGGCCGAGCGCGAGCCCTGGTGGAACGAGATCCACCTGGCGCCGGTGCTCGATGCCACCGGCGCCGTCGTCCAGTACATCGGCGTGCAGACCGACGTCACCGCCCGGGTGACCGCGGAGCGTGAGCTGCTGCAGGAACGCGACCGCACCCGCCAGCACCTGGCCCGGATCGAGGAGCTGGCCTACACCGACCCGCTCACCGCGCTGCCCAACCGGCGCCGCTTCGAGGAGCGGATGGAGTCCGCGCTGTGGCAGGCCCGGCTCGACGGGACGGCGGTCGCGCTGCTCTTCCTCGACCTCGACGGCTTCAAGGCGGTCAACGACGCACTGGGCCACGCCGCCGGCGACGAGCTGCTGCAGGTCGTCGCCGACCGGATGCGGCACCGGCTGCGCCGCGGTGACCTGCTCGCCCGGCTCGGGGGCGACGAGTTCCTGGTCGGGCTGGTCGGCCTGGACCCCGCGACCGCCGCACAGGAGTCGGCCCGGGTCGCCGCGCAGCTGCAGGCCGCGCTGACCGAGCCGGTGGTGCTCTGCGACAAGACGGTCCAGGTACGGGCGAGCGTGGGGATCAGCGTGCACCCGGAGGACGGCGCCGAGTTCGGGCCGCTGCTGCACCTGGCCGACGCCCGGATGTACGCCGGCAAGCACCCGCTCGTCCCCTAGGTCACCCTGCCGCGGGGCGCACGTCCGGACCCGCGGCAGGGCCGGCCCGGCGGGGCACCGCGCCCGGCCGGCTCTCGCGGCTACTGGGCGAGCTGGGTGGCGTAGAGGCAGATCGAGGCGGCCACCGACAGGTTGAGGCTCTCCGCCCGGCCGCGCATCGGGATGCGCACCCGCGCGTCGGCGAGCGCGGCCAGCGCCGGGTCCAGCCCGCGGGCCTCGTTGCCGAACAGCCACAGCACCGGGCCGCTGAGCAGCCCCTCGTGCCCGGCGGCGTCCAGCGCCACCTCTCCCCCGCCGTCGGCGGCCAGCACGGTCGTGCCGGCGGCCTGCACCTGCGGCACCAGCTCCGCCAGCGACGTGCCGCGCACGACGTCGACGTGGAACAGGCTGCCGGCGCTGCTGCGCACCACCTTGCCGCCGTAGGGGTCGGCGGAGCCGGCGCCGAAGACCACGGTGCGGGCACCGCAGGCATCGGCGGTGCGCAGCACCGTCCCGGCGTTCCCGGGGTCGTTGAGCTCGGCCAGGGCGACCGCCAGCCGCGGCGGGTCGGTCACCAGCGTCCGGGCCGGCACGTCACGCAGGGCACAGACGGCGACCAGCCCCTGCGGCGTCACCGTCTCCGACAGCGAGGCGACCGCCCGGTCGGTGGCCACGTGCACCGGCACCCGCGCGGTGGCCAGCAGGTCGCGGTGGGTCTCCCCCGCGGCCTCGGTGACGAACAGCTCGAGGACGGCGCCCGGGTCGGCCTGCGCCTGCGCCAGCGCCTCGCTGACCGCCTGCCGCCCCTCGGCGAGGAAGGCCCCGGCGTCGTCCCGGCCGCTGCGCCGGGTGAGCTTGCGGGCGCCGGCGACCCGCGTCGAGCGCTCGGTCAGCACGTCGGGCACAGGATCTCCTCTCGCAGGGTGGGGACAGACGACGACGCCGTCACCAGCGGGTCACGAGGACCCGCCGGCGACGGCGTCGGCGGTGTTCTGGCTCAGGCGGCCTGGGCGCCGGTCGCCTCGGGGTTCGCGGCGAGCGCGGCCCGGGCGGACTCCACCAGCGTGGCGAAGGTGGCGGGCTCGTTCACGGCGAGCTCGGCCAGGACGCGGCGGTCCAGCTCGATCCCGGCGAGCTTGAGGCCCTGCATGAACCGGTTGTAGGTCATGTCGTTCTGCCGGGCCGCGGCGTTGATCCGGGTGATCCACAGCTTGCGGAAGTCACCCTTGCGGACCTTGCGGTCGCGGTAGTTGTAGGTGGCCGAGTGGAGGATCTGCTCCTTGGCCTTGCGGTACAGCCGCGAGCGCTGGCCGCGGTAACCGCTGGCTGCCTCGAGGGTCGTGCGGCGCTTCTTCTGGGCGTTGACCGCCCGCTTCACGCGTGCCACGTGAGAGCTCCTGTCTGCTGGTTACGGGAAGGGGCGGTCAGAGACCGAGGAGCTTCTTCATCCGGCTGTTGTCGGCCGGGGAGAGCACCTCGGTGCCGCTGATACGGCGCTTCCGGCTCGAGGACTTGTGCTCGAACTTGTGCTGGTTGTTCGTGTGCTCCGCCACCAGCTTCCCGGTGCCCGTGACGCGGATGCGCTTGGCCGCGCCCTTGTGGGTCTTGTTCTTCGGCATGTCCTCGTCCTGTTCGTGTCTGTCCGCGCCAGGAGCACGGGGGTGCTCCTGGCGCGGGCCGTCTGGGTCGTGCGGTGGCTCGCGCCCGGCTCAGGCCGGGGGTGCCTGCTCCCCGGATGCCGCCTGCTTCTCGGCCTTCGCGGAGCGCCGCGCGTCGTCGGTCGCCGCCTGGTTCCGGTGCGGCGCGATCACCATGACCATGTTCCGGCCGTCCTGCTTGGGGTTGGACTCCACCACCCCGAGCTCGGAGACGTCGCCGGCCAGTCGCTGCAGCAGCTTGTAGCCCATCTCCGGGCGGGACTGCTCGCGACCGCGGAACATCACGGTGATCTTGACCTTGTCGCCGCCCCGGAGGAAGCGCTCGACGTGGCCCTTCTTGGTCTCGTAGTCGTGCGGGTCGATCTTGAGACGCAGCCGCATCTCCTTGATGACCGTGAGCGCCTGGTTCCGCCGGGCCTCACGGGCCTTCTGCGCGGCTTCGTACTTGAACTTCCCGTAGTCCATGAGCTTGACGACGGGCGGCCGGGCCATGGGCGCGACCTCGACGAGGTCGAGCTCGGAGTCCTGGGCCAGGCGCAGCGCCTCGCCGATCGGCACGATGCCGACCTGCTCGCCCTCCGGTCCGACCAGGCGGACCTCGGGGACGCGGATACGGTCGTTGATGCGGGGCTCGGTGATGGCCTCTCCTCTGCTGCTGCGGGGAGGAGTCGCACCCGTCCCGGGCACCGACGCAGGAAGGCCCCGCGAGCTGCTGCTCACGGGGCCCACTCGCCGGGTTGCCGCAGCGGGCACCCCGGGGCGGGGGTGCTCGTGTGGCCACGCGGGACGGCCGGGGCCGACCTGCGCGATCCGGGGACCTGGGCGCCTGTACGGCGCCAGGTGGGAGCGGGCTCCTCTTTGGTCAGTGGCCGACGATCTCTGCAGAACGCCGACCGCTGTGGTTCACGCGCCTCGATGTAGCGGGGGGAGGCGCACCCAGACTACAGCGCCGGGGCCCCCGCCGTCATTCCCGGGGGTACAGCAGCTCCTCGTGCGGCACGGGGTTGCGTGCCTGGTGGTCGGCGAGCAGCGCCCGCAGGCCACGGACGGCGGCCAGCGCGCGCTCCCCGTCCGCTGCCTGGACGGCGCCGATGGCCACCTCGTCGTCGTTGCTCAGCAGCAGGCTGGCCCACGGCGAGTGCTGGTCGAACCGCACCGCGCGCACCGCCGACCACGGCACCTCGTGGTTGATCACGACGTTGCGGATCCGCACCCCGGAGTCGTCGGCGTCCACCCGGGACCGACCCAGCAGCAGCACGCCGGCGCCCATGGCCAGCCCGAGCCCCACCATGGCGACCTGGTCGGAGGTGTGGAAGGAGACCACGCCGGTGGTCGACTCCTTCAGCAGCAGGGCGACGATGCTCATCACCAGCACCAGGCCGGCGGCCATCAGCGCGGTGATGATCCGCAGCCGGCGTGGGACGGCGGAGACCGGGCGGGGCGTGGGGTCGGCGGGCACGTCACCATCCTGCCCGCTCCGGACGGCCCCGCGCAGACGCGCAGGTGGGGACGCCGACCGCGGCCACGGCAGCCCGGTCGTGGCGGGCGTGGGGCAGCGCGTCACACGGATGGAACACCGAGGACGCACCATGGACGGGTGACCGACAGCCAGCTCGACCACCCGGTGGCCAGCCCTGCCGGAGACGCCTCGGTGCCGGACCTGTTGCCGCTGGCCGGCTACACGGTCGCGGTCACCGCCGCCCGCCGCAGCGAGGAGCTGGGCGCGCTGCTGGACCGCCGGGGCGCCCGGGTGCTCTACGCCCCGGCGATCCGGATCGTGCCGCTGTCCGACGACGCCGACCTGGTCGCCGCCACCCAGGAGGTGCTGGCCGAACCGGTCGACCTGGTGGTGGCCACCACCGGGGTCGGGTTCCGCGGCTGGCTGGAGGCCGCCGAGGCCTGGGACCTGCCGCTGCGCGAGCACCTGGCCACCGCCCGGGTGCTGGCCCGTGGACCGAAGGCCCGCGGCGCGATCCGCGGGGCCGGCCTGGTCGACGCGTGGTCACCGGAGTCGGAGAGCTCCGCGGAGGTCCTCTCGCACCTGCTGTCCGGTGCCGAGGGCCCGCTGCCCGGCCGCCGCATCGCGGTGCAGCTGCACGGTGACCCGCTGCCCGAGCTGGTGGCGGGGCTCGTGCGGGCCGGCGCCGAGGTGGTCAAGGTGCCGGTCTACCGGTGGGTGCTGCCCGAGGACACCGCTCCCCTGCGCCGCCTGGTGGCGGTGATCGCCGCCCGCGCCGTCGACGCGGTCACCTTCACCAGCGCCCCGGCCGCGGCCAGCCTGCTGCAGGTGGCCGAGGAGGAGGGCGTGTACGCCGGCGTCCTCGGTGCCCTGACCGACGCGGTGCTGCCGGTCGCCGTCGGCCCGGTCACCGCCGGCCCGCTCGAGGCGGCCGGCATCCGCACCGTCCAGCCCGAACGGGCCCGGCTCGGTGCGCTGGCCCGCTCGGTCGTCGCCGAGCTGCCGGCCCGGCACCCGGTGCTGCACTCCGGCCCGCACACCCTGCAGGTGCGCGGACACGCCGTCGTCCTGGACGGCCGGCTCGTGGAGCTGGCGCCGGGACCGATGGCGGTCCTGCGCGCGCTGGCCCGCCGTCCCGGCGTCGTCGTCTCCCGCGCCGACCTGCTGGGCGAGCTCTCCGGGGGCGGCGACGCGCACGCCGTGGAGATGGCCGTGACCCGGCTGCGCGCCGCCCTGGGCGCGCCTGTCGTGCAGACCGTCGTCAAGCGCGGCTACCGCCTCGCCGTCTGACCCGCTCGCCGTCTGACCCCCTGGCCGTCTGACCCGCTCGCCGTCCGGGGACGGACGCGTGTCCGCGGCCTCACAGCGAGGGCGACGGGCCGGTGCGGTGGTCGTTCCGTACGGGTCATGCCGGCGCTCCGCCGTCGAAACGCCTCGTCCCTAGCGTTCGGGCTGCCCGGCCGGAGCGCCGGGTGACCTGGCCGAACGCACCCGAGGAGCTCGATGACGCCCGTCCTCCCGAAGTCCGACGCCGCCGCTCTGGTGGTCGCCGCCCGGATCAGGCGGGGCCTGACCTGGGCCCGGCTCGCCGAGGAGATCGGTGCACCGGTCGTCTGGACCACCGCCGCCCTGCTGGGCCAGCACCCGATGACCGCGGAGCAGGCCCGGTGCGCCTGCCGGCTGCTGGGCCTGGACGAGAGCGTCGAGGAGAGCCTGCGCCTGCAGCCCGCCCGGGGCGCCGACCCGGCGATGCTGGCCGACCCGACGGTCTACCGGTTCCACGAGGCGCTGTCGGTCTACGGGCCGGCGCTCAAGGAGCTGATCCACGAGGAGTTCGGCGACGGGATCATGAGCGCGATCAACTTCCGCGTCGACGTCGCCCGCCGGCCCGACCCGGACGGCGACCGGGTCGTCGTCACCTTCGACGGGAAGTTCCTGGACTACCGGTGGTGACCGGGCTCCCCGCTCCGCCGCGCGCCGCCGCGCGCGCCGCCGTCCCTCCCCCACAGCCGAGGAGCACCCCATGTCCTACGTGAGCCCCAAGGACTTCACGACCAAGATGATCGACGCCGGTGAGGCGAAGGTCTTCATGGCCACCCGCGACACGTTGATCCGCGCGTTCATGGCCGGGGCGATCCTGGCGCTGGCCGCGGCCTTCGCCGTCACCGTGACCGTGCAGACCGGGCAGCCCATCGTCGGGGCGCTGCTCTTCCCGGTCGGCTTCTGCCTGCTCTACCTGCTCGGCTTCGACCTGCTGACCGGGGTGTTCACCCTGGTGCCGCTCGCGCTGTTCGACAAGCGGCCCGGCGTGACCGTGCGCGGCATGCTGCGCAACTGGGGGCTGGTCTTCACCGGCAACTTCCTCGGCGCGTTCACGGTCGCGGTGATGATGGCGGTGATCTTCACCTACGGCTTCGCGATGCCCCCGAACGAGGTCGGGCAGGCGATCGGCACGATCGGTGAGGGCCGGACGGTCGGGTACGCCGAGTACGGCGCCGCGGGGATGCTGACGCTGTTCCTGCGCGGCGTGCTGTGCAACTGGATGGTCTCCACCGGCGTGGTCGCGGCGATGATGTCGACGTCGGTGTCGGGCAAGGTCATCGCGATGTGGATGCCGATCCTGCTGTTCTTCTACATGGGCTTCGAGCACTCGATCGTCAACATGTTCCTGTTCCCCTCCGGCCTGCTGCTGGGCGGCGACTTCTCGCTGGGCGACTACCTGGTCTGGAACGAGATCCCGACCGTCATCGGCAACCTGGTCGGGGGCCTGACCTTCGTCGGGCTCACCCTCTACGCCACGCACGCCCGCACCGGCGCCGCTCGCCGGCCGGTCCTGCCGGTCAGCGATCTCCCCCGGGACGCCGCCGTCCCGGCCGACACCACGCCCGTCGGGGCCCGCTGACACCTGACCCGCGCTGCTCGGACGACGAGGCGGTCCCCCACCCGGGGGGCCGCCTCGTCGCCGTCCGGCGTCAGCAGCACAGGTCCGGTCGGGTCGTGCCCCGGCCCCGCGCCAGGGGGTCACCGAGCCTCACAGCGCCGTCCGACCGCCCGTGCGGGGCATGTACCGCACCGGTCACGCCGACGCGGTCGTGCGGAAACGCCCTGTTCCTAGCGTCGTCCCCGGCGCCGTCCCAGCCGGGCGGGCGCCCGCCGACCGGCCGCTGACCAGGGATGACCTCATGACAGAGACCCAGCTCCACCGTCCGGGCGCCCCCGCCGCCGCACCCCCCGCCGGGGCGTCCCCGGCGCCCCGGGGCGGCCGGTGGATCGACGAGTACACACCGGAGGACCCGGCGTTCTGGGCCTCCCCGCAGGGCAAGCCCGTCGCCCGCCGGAACCTGGTGTGGTCGGTGCTCGCGGAGAACATCGGGTTCAGCGTCTGGCAGATGTTCAGCGTCGCCACCGCCGTGCTCGCCTCGATCGGCTACGGCTTCACCAGCGACCAGCTGTTCTGGCTGGTGGCCACCGCAGGTCTGGTCGGCGCGATCATGCGGGTGCCCTACACCTTCATGCCGGCGCTGCTCGGCGGCCGGAACTGGACGGTCGTCAGCGCGGCCCTGCTGCTGGTGCCGGTGACCATGCTCGTCATCGCCGCGACCACCGGCCAGCCGTACTGGTTCTGGGTGCTGACCGCGATCACCTGCGGCTTCGGGGGCGGCAACTTCGCCTCCTCGATGGCCAACATCTCCTTCTTCTACCCGGACAAGGAGAAGGGCTTCGCCCTCGGCCTCAACGCCGCCGGCGGCAACATCGGCGTGGCGATCATCCAGCTCGTCGGCCCGCTCGCCGTCACCGCCGGCACCATCGCGGTGATCGGCGGGGCCACCGGGACGACGGAAGGCGGCGACGCCCGGTACGTGCAGAACGTGGCCCTGATCTGGGTCCCGTTCATCGTGCTCGCCGTCGTCGGCGCCTGGTTCGGGATGAACAACCTGTCCGGGGCGAAGGCCAACATCGCCGACCAGGCCGCGATCGCCCGGCGCAAGCAGACCTGGATCATGTCCTTCCTCTACATCGGCGCGTTCGGCTCGTTCATCGGGTTCTCCGGGGCGTTCCCGCTGGTGCTGGCCAACGAGTTCGCCGCCGACACCTACCGCTACGCCTTCCTCGGGCCCCTGGTCGGCTCCCTGTCCCGGCCCTTCGGCGGGTGGCTCGCCGACCGGGTGGGCGGCGCGAAGGTCACGATCGTCACCTTCATCGGCCAGGCCGTGGCCATCGGCGCCGCCATCGCCGCGCTGGGCGCCGGCAGCTTCGGCGGGTTCCTGGCCAGCTTCCTGGTGCTGTTCGCCGTCGTGGGCATGACCAACGGGTCGACCTACCGGATGATCCCGATCATCTACCGGGCCGAGGCCGCCGCGGCGCACTCGGCCGACACCCCCGCCCAGGTGCTCTACCGGGCGCGGCGGGACACCGCCGCCGCCGTCGGCATCATCTCCGCGGTCGGCGCACTGGGGGCGGTGTTCATCCCGCGGATCGTGTCGGAGTCCTACCTCGCCACCGGCAGCGTGGTGACCGCGCTGGGCGCCTTCTGCGGCTTCTACATCGCCTGCGTCGCGGTGACCTGGGCCGTCTACCTGCGCCGCGGCACGCTGATGCAGCAGGCCGGCGTCTGACCCGCTGTCCCCGGCCGCCCCGCACCTGCCTCAGGTGCGGGGCGGTCGTCGGCTGCCCCGCGGTGGTGAGACGGGACCTCCGCCAGGTGCAGCACCACCCGCGGCGGGCCATGATCACCGCGTGAGGGAACCCATCGGCGACGAACGCGTGCCCGGCCGGGACCTGGTCGAGACCGGGGACCTGGTCGCCGGGTCGATGAGCCGGGCCGTCGCCGGGCTGCTCTTCGAGCCCGACACCAGCCCGCTGCAGCTCGACGAGCGGCTCGCCGCCTGCCTCCGGGACGCCGCCACCTCGGCCGCCGAGCTGCCGCTGACCTGGGAGCGCGCCCGGGCCGGCGCCGTCCTGGCCTTCGCCGCCGAGCTGTCGGTCACCCGCGCCCACCAGGGCCGCCCGGTGCGCGGCGACGGCTTCTTCAGCGTGAGCACCGCGGCCCGGTCGGCCGCCGAGCGGCTGGTCGAGGACGTCGTCCAGGCGGCCCGGCAGACCACCGAGGAGCGCCGGGTGCGGCACCTGGGCTACCTGGTCGCCGAGGTGGTCGTCTCCCCCGACATCGACATGGCCCTCGCCGCCCGGGCACTGCAGCTGGCCGAGTCGTGCAGCTGGCGGCAGCTGGTCTTCCTGGCCGCCGTCGGCCGGCGCGACCGCGCCCCGCTGCCGCTCGGCGCCCTGGAGGACGACCCGCGCGCCTGGCGGGCCTGGGGCGCCCGGGAGGACGTCGCGGACCTGCAGCGCAGCGGGCTGCTCGACCCGGCACCGGTCGCCTCCCGTCCCGGCGCCGTCCGGCCTCGGCTGCGCCCGGCCGACCTGCGGCTGACCCGCCGCGGCGTGCTGGTGCACCGGCTGCTGGCCCTGAACTTCGTCCGCGAGGACGACGTCACCGCCGCCCTCGCCGACCTCGATCTCCCACCCGCCTGACGGCGCGACCGCCACACCCCGCCCCAGCGGTGATCAGCGGACCTGGCTCAGGGGATCGGCTGCCCGGGGGGCCCGGTCGGCCCGACCGCGGACCGCACCCCGATGCCCGACCGGGCGTAGGCCGCCGGGGTCGTCGCGATCCACCGGCGGAGGGGCCGGGTCAGGTGCGACTGATCGGCGAACCCGGCTGCGCCGGCCACCTCGGCGGTGGGCATCCCCTCTAGGAGCAGCCGCCGGGCCAGGTCGATCCGCCGTCCGGTCAGGTAGCGGTGCGGTGGCAGCCCGTGCCGCCGGGTGAACGCCCGGACGACGTGGGCCGCGGAGACGCCGAACCGGGCTGCCGCCTCCTCCAGCGCCAGCCCCTCGGCCAACCGGGCGTCCAGCAGCTCGCGCACCCGGTCGGCCGAGTGCGTCGTCCCGCACCGGCGGCGGGCCGAGTGCGTCGTCCCGCACCGGCGGCGGGCCGGTCACGAGCGAGGTGGCCGGCGAGCCCGTGGCACACCGACGCCGGCGGCATCCAGGTTCGGGCGTGCTAGTGCTCTGGCCGCACTGGTGCACCAGAGCACTAGCACCCGGAGGTCGACCTGCTGGGCAGTCCAGGTGGCGGCCTGAGTGGGTGAGCGTCGGCCAGCCGCGCGGGGTCAGCCGCCGGGTCCCGAGCGCGTCATCGTGAGCGCTGACTGCCGCAGCAACCCCGACGCGGCGGGACCCGAGGGTGTCCGCGGCCAGGTGGAGCACCGCGTGGTGGAAGCCGCCGGTCGGCTCGGACCGGCCGTCGCGCGGCACGCCCGGCGCCAGCAGGGTGACCTCGGCCCGGGAGACAGCGTGCGGGTACCGGTCCAGGTGTGGCGGGATCGCCCTGATGTCGACCGACAGCTCCATCCAGGTCTCCTGGGCGTGAGCGGGGGTGGACGTGCGCCTGGGAGACCTCGGTCAGGCCGGCTCAGACGGTGACGACGAGGGCGCCGTCCTCGTCGTGGACCGGGAAGAGCCGGACCGGCGGCGCGGCGCCGGTGCAGGTGCCGTCGGACCAGCGGAAGGCGTACAGGTGCAGCGGGCAGACC is from Modestobacter marinus and encodes:
- a CDS encoding MFS transporter, which translates into the protein MTETQLHRPGAPAAAPPAGASPAPRGGRWIDEYTPEDPAFWASPQGKPVARRNLVWSVLAENIGFSVWQMFSVATAVLASIGYGFTSDQLFWLVATAGLVGAIMRVPYTFMPALLGGRNWTVVSAALLLVPVTMLVIAATTGQPYWFWVLTAITCGFGGGNFASSMANISFFYPDKEKGFALGLNAAGGNIGVAIIQLVGPLAVTAGTIAVIGGATGTTEGGDARYVQNVALIWVPFIVLAVVGAWFGMNNLSGAKANIADQAAIARRKQTWIMSFLYIGAFGSFIGFSGAFPLVLANEFAADTYRYAFLGPLVGSLSRPFGGWLADRVGGAKVTIVTFIGQAVAIGAAIAALGAGSFGGFLASFLVLFAVVGMTNGSTYRMIPIIYRAEAAAAHSADTPAQVLYRARRDTAAAVGIISAVGALGAVFIPRIVSESYLATGSVVTALGAFCGFYIACVAVTWAVYLRRGTLMQQAGV
- a CDS encoding uroporphyrinogen-III synthase produces the protein MTDSQLDHPVASPAGDASVPDLLPLAGYTVAVTAARRSEELGALLDRRGARVLYAPAIRIVPLSDDADLVAATQEVLAEPVDLVVATTGVGFRGWLEAAEAWDLPLREHLATARVLARGPKARGAIRGAGLVDAWSPESESSAEVLSHLLSGAEGPLPGRRIAVQLHGDPLPELVAGLVRAGAEVVKVPVYRWVLPEDTAPLRRLVAVIAARAVDAVTFTSAPAAASLLQVAEEEGVYAGVLGALTDAVLPVAVGPVTAGPLEAAGIRTVQPERARLGALARSVVAELPARHPVLHSGPHTLQVRGHAVVLDGRLVELAPGPMAVLRALARRPGVVVSRADLLGELSGGGDAHAVEMAVTRLRAALGAPVVQTVVKRGYRLAV
- the rpmI gene encoding 50S ribosomal protein L35; protein product: MPKNKTHKGAAKRIRVTGTGKLVAEHTNNQHKFEHKSSSRKRRISGTEVLSPADNSRMKKLLGL
- the rplT gene encoding 50S ribosomal protein L20, with product MARVKRAVNAQKKRRTTLEAASGYRGQRSRLYRKAKEQILHSATYNYRDRKVRKGDFRKLWITRINAAARQNDMTYNRFMQGLKLAGIELDRRVLAELAVNEPATFATLVESARAALAANPEATGAQAA
- a CDS encoding TrmH family RNA methyltransferase, producing MPDVLTERSTRVAGARKLTRRSGRDDAGAFLAEGRQAVSEALAQAQADPGAVLELFVTEAAGETHRDLLATARVPVHVATDRAVASLSETVTPQGLVAVCALRDVPARTLVTDPPRLAVALAELNDPGNAGTVLRTADACGARTVVFGAGSADPYGGKVVRSSAGSLFHVDVVRGTSLAELVPQVQAAGTTVLAADGGGEVALDAAGHEGLLSGPVLWLFGNEARGLDPALAALADARVRIPMRGRAESLNLSVAASICLYATQLAQ
- the infC gene encoding translation initiation factor IF-3; the protein is MSSSSRGLPASVPGTGATPPRSSRGEAITEPRINDRIRVPEVRLVGPEGEQVGIVPIGEALRLAQDSELDLVEVAPMARPPVVKLMDYGKFKYEAAQKAREARRNQALTVIKEMRLRLKIDPHDYETKKGHVERFLRGGDKVKITVMFRGREQSRPEMGYKLLQRLAGDVSELGVVESNPKQDGRNMVMVIAPHRNQAATDDARRSAKAEKQAASGEQAPPA
- a CDS encoding formate/nitrite transporter family protein, with the protein product MSYVSPKDFTTKMIDAGEAKVFMATRDTLIRAFMAGAILALAAAFAVTVTVQTGQPIVGALLFPVGFCLLYLLGFDLLTGVFTLVPLALFDKRPGVTVRGMLRNWGLVFTGNFLGAFTVAVMMAVIFTYGFAMPPNEVGQAIGTIGEGRTVGYAEYGAAGMLTLFLRGVLCNWMVSTGVVAAMMSTSVSGKVIAMWMPILLFFYMGFEHSIVNMFLFPSGLLLGGDFSLGDYLVWNEIPTVIGNLVGGLTFVGLTLYATHARTGAARRPVLPVSDLPRDAAVPADTTPVGAR
- a CDS encoding helix-turn-helix domain-containing protein; its protein translation is MRELLDARLAEGLALEEAAARFGVSAAHVVRAFTRRHGLPPHRYLTGRRIDLARRLLLEGMPTAEVAGAAGFADQSHLTRPLRRWIATTPAAYARSGIGVRSAVGPTGPPGQPIP
- a CDS encoding PH domain-containing protein codes for the protein MPADPTPRPVSAVPRRLRIITALMAAGLVLVMSIVALLLKESTTGVVSFHTSDQVAMVGLGLAMGAGVLLLGRSRVDADDSGVRIRNVVINHEVPWSAVRAVRFDQHSPWASLLLSNDDEVAIGAVQAADGERALAAVRGLRALLADHQARNPVPHEELLYPRE
- a CDS encoding diguanylate cyclase domain-containing protein yields the protein MTATAAPVSTIDDVLASGSVHSLYQPIVELDSGRVVAYEALARGPQGPLHTPDALFAAARAAGRLAELDALCRSAALRGAVAAELGPPLTVFVNVEPQVLESAPLEELLAIATTAPAGLRVVVEITERALATRPADLLRAVERVREVGWGIALDDVGAESMSLAFMPLLRPDVVKLDLRLVQQRPGPAVAEIMNAVNGYAERTGALILAEGIEDEDHLAMACALGASLGQGWHFGRPAATASPGRTVGRLDLPSADTAVVDTEDSPFSCLPEGTQLRTAPKALLIELSKHLERQAMRLGETCVVAATFQEARHFTPATSLRYRDLVARTGFVAALGEDLPIEPVPGVRGAHLAADDPVRGEWDVVVLSPHFSAALLARDLGDGGPDQQRRYEYALTYDRRTVERAGVALVARVAAQPAPELPDADGTGAQAQPGTVAVRDGGTVEEVLLHRALAATTSGVAIADMTAPDQPLVYVNAAFEQLAGLSAAQVLGRNCRFLQGADTDPGTVDRMRLAIREGAEFRATLLNHRGAEREPWWNEIHLAPVLDATGAVVQYIGVQTDVTARVTAERELLQERDRTRQHLARIEELAYTDPLTALPNRRRFEERMESALWQARLDGTAVALLFLDLDGFKAVNDALGHAAGDELLQVVADRMRHRLRRGDLLARLGGDEFLVGLVGLDPATAAQESARVAAQLQAALTEPVVLCDKTVQVRASVGISVHPEDGAEFGPLLHLADARMYAGKHPLVP
- the cynS gene encoding cyanase; translated protein: MTPVLPKSDAAALVVAARIRRGLTWARLAEEIGAPVVWTTAALLGQHPMTAEQARCACRLLGLDESVEESLRLQPARGADPAMLADPTVYRFHEALSVYGPALKELIHEEFGDGIMSAINFRVDVARRPDPDGDRVVVTFDGKFLDYRW